One genomic window of Blastopirellula retiformator includes the following:
- a CDS encoding cysteine desulfurase-like protein, whose protein sequence is MLPEFVSRSREQFPALRRQLNGQPIVYFDGPAGTQVPQSVGDAVSDYLLRHNANTHGAFATSRETDALMDDAHAAVADLLGANYSDLIAFGANMTSLTFALSRALARTWQPGDEVIVSRLDHDANFSPWVLAAQDAGALVKEIDINFDDCTLDIDDFRSKLSSKTKLVAVGCASNAVGSINPVAEITRLAHEVGALVFLDAVHYGPHALIDVTDWDCDFLACSAYKFFGPHVGILYGKRMLMETLRPYKLRPAPENLPGRWMTGTQNFEGIAGVVAAIEYLSQIAGGGGSRRDQLKAGFAKIVAYERSLSAHMLDGLAHNSDVKVYGITDSHRVGERLPTFSIRHKAMLPKQLAHYLGERGVFAWHGNYYALPLTEVLGLEPEGAVRLGMVHYNTPEEVDRVLALLREIG, encoded by the coding sequence ATGCTTCCTGAATTCGTCTCACGCAGTCGTGAGCAGTTTCCCGCCCTCAGGCGGCAATTGAATGGCCAACCGATCGTCTATTTCGATGGCCCGGCCGGTACGCAGGTTCCGCAAAGCGTTGGCGACGCGGTAAGCGACTACTTATTGCGTCACAACGCCAATACGCACGGTGCGTTTGCGACCAGTCGCGAGACCGACGCCCTGATGGATGACGCGCATGCCGCCGTCGCTGATCTGTTAGGCGCCAACTACTCGGACCTGATCGCCTTTGGCGCCAACATGACCAGTTTGACGTTTGCGTTGTCGCGGGCCTTGGCCCGCACCTGGCAGCCAGGCGACGAAGTGATCGTCTCGCGCCTGGATCATGACGCCAATTTCAGCCCGTGGGTGTTGGCCGCGCAGGATGCTGGCGCCTTGGTCAAAGAGATCGATATCAACTTTGACGACTGCACGCTCGACATCGATGACTTCCGCAGCAAGCTTTCGAGCAAGACCAAGCTGGTCGCCGTTGGCTGCGCGTCAAACGCCGTCGGTTCGATCAATCCGGTGGCCGAGATTACTCGGCTTGCTCATGAGGTCGGCGCGCTCGTCTTTCTCGATGCGGTGCACTACGGGCCGCATGCGCTCATCGACGTAACCGATTGGGACTGCGACTTTCTCGCATGCTCGGCCTACAAGTTTTTTGGCCCACACGTCGGCATCTTGTACGGCAAACGCATGCTGATGGAGACGCTGCGGCCCTACAAATTGCGTCCGGCGCCAGAAAACCTGCCTGGCCGCTGGATGACCGGCACGCAAAACTTTGAAGGGATCGCCGGCGTCGTCGCTGCGATTGAGTACCTCTCGCAAATCGCTGGCGGCGGAGGTTCACGCCGCGATCAGCTGAAGGCGGGCTTCGCCAAGATCGTCGCGTATGAGCGATCGCTGAGCGCTCACATGTTGGACGGACTCGCTCATAACAGCGATGTGAAGGTCTACGGCATCACCGATTCGCACCGAGTTGGCGAGCGACTACCGACCTTTTCGATTCGCCACAAGGCGATGCTGCCCAAGCAATTGGCCCATTACCTGGGCGAGCGGGGCGTCTTTGCCTGGCATGGTAACTACTATGCGCTGCCGCTGACCGAAGTGCTGGGCTTGGAACCGGAAGGCGCCGTTCGCCTGGGGATGGTGCACTACAACACGCCGGAAGAAGTGGATCGCGTCTTGGCGCTGCTGCGGGAGATTGGTTAA
- a CDS encoding phenylacetate--CoA ligase family protein yields MTTYNCAERDELRRLTASELAAHQLAKFNALVEEILPHNAFYADKLGSLQRPLKSLDELAVLPFTFKDELVGKVEGGDLAANRTYPLERYVRFHRTSGTRGRPMVVLDTASDWQWWLDGWQFVLDAAEIGPEDRCFLAFSFGPFVGFWSAFDAVAARGCLAIPSGGLSTAARLELIRQNGATALFCTPTYALHLAEVANQQKLDIADSNVHRIILAGEPGGSIPNVRQKIESAWNAKVIDHTGATEIGPWGFSDDKQRGVYVNEAFFLPEFISVETGKPAGEQELSELVITTLGRSGAPVIRYRTGDLVRPSWNHNGPCNFVLLEGGVLGRADDMLIIRGVNVFPSSVEQIVRGFPEVVEFRMTAFKQGQMDQLSVEVEDRLDRPERVAKELQIRLGLRIEVTSVEIGSLPRFEGKGRRFVDQRNAS; encoded by the coding sequence ATGACTACTTATAACTGCGCCGAGCGAGATGAGCTGCGGCGTCTTACCGCATCAGAACTCGCCGCCCACCAGTTAGCGAAATTCAATGCGCTGGTTGAGGAAATTCTGCCTCACAATGCGTTTTACGCCGACAAGCTGGGGTCGCTGCAGCGGCCGCTGAAGTCGCTCGACGAACTCGCGGTATTGCCGTTTACCTTTAAGGACGAACTGGTTGGCAAGGTGGAAGGGGGCGATCTGGCCGCCAATCGGACCTATCCACTGGAACGCTACGTCCGTTTTCACCGCACCAGCGGCACCCGCGGACGCCCGATGGTGGTGCTCGACACGGCCAGCGACTGGCAATGGTGGCTGGATGGGTGGCAATTTGTGCTCGACGCGGCCGAGATTGGCCCGGAAGATCGCTGCTTTCTGGCTTTCAGCTTTGGACCGTTTGTGGGGTTCTGGAGCGCCTTTGACGCCGTCGCGGCGCGCGGCTGTCTGGCGATTCCCAGCGGCGGGCTCAGTACGGCCGCTCGGTTGGAGCTTATCCGGCAAAACGGGGCGACCGCTTTGTTTTGTACGCCAACATACGCTTTGCATCTGGCCGAGGTCGCCAATCAGCAAAAGCTGGACATCGCCGACTCAAATGTCCACCGGATAATTTTGGCCGGCGAGCCTGGCGGTTCGATCCCCAATGTTCGCCAGAAGATTGAATCGGCTTGGAACGCCAAAGTGATCGATCACACTGGCGCCACCGAGATCGGCCCGTGGGGTTTCTCCGATGACAAGCAGCGCGGCGTTTACGTCAACGAAGCGTTCTTCCTGCCGGAGTTCATCTCGGTTGAAACTGGCAAGCCAGCCGGCGAGCAAGAGCTTTCCGAGCTGGTGATCACCACGCTCGGCCGTTCCGGCGCCCCGGTCATTCGCTATCGGACAGGCGACCTGGTTCGCCCCAGTTGGAATCACAACGGGCCCTGCAATTTTGTGCTGCTGGAAGGTGGCGTCCTGGGCCGGGCCGACGACATGCTGATCATTCGCGGCGTGAACGTCTTCCCGTCGTCAGTCGAGCAAATCGTCCGCGGCTTTCCCGAAGTGGTCGAATTTCGCATGACCGCATTCAAGCAAGGGCAGATGGATCAGCTGTCGGTCGAGGTCGAGGATCGTTTAGATCGGCCTGAGCGCGTGGCGAAGGAGTTGCAGATCCGGTTGGGTCTGCGGATAGAGGTTACTTCGGTCGAGATTGGCTCGCTTCCTCGGTTCGAGGGAAAAGGGCGTCGCTTTGTGGATCAACGAAATGCTTCCTGA